The genomic stretch CGCGGGTCAAAATCCCGCTGTCAATCAGTGCCTTCTGCCCGGCACTGTTCCCACCACGGGATTCGGAGACGCCTTCACTAATCTCTTCAATTCCAGCGCGCCAGATAAAGGTGTCGCCATCAACATCCAGATTCCGTTGGGAAATCGTGCGGCGCAGGCCACGCAGGTCCGTTCCCGTTTGGAATTCAGGCAGTCTCAGTTGGCCTTGAAGTCGCTGGAAAACCAGATTGCGTTCACTGTCCGCAATGACGCTTTCACGGTCGAACAGAACCGGGCTCGCGTCGCGGCGGCGCAAAAGGCGCGTGAACTCGCCTCCCAGACTCTTGATGCTGAGCAGAAGAAGTACAATCTGGGCGCGTCAACGTATCTGGCAGTTTTGCAGGATGAGCGCGATCTTGCGGCGTCAGAATCCGCCCTTGTAGCGGCCATGACCAACTACGCAAAGTCCAAGGTCCTTCTGGATAGGGACACTGCCCAGACCCTTGAACGCAACAATATTAAGCTCGATGAGGCTGTCACGGGAGAGATCCACACAGAGCCAAATGTACCAGGCATTATTCCTAACAAGACCGCTCTTCAGGAAACCAACACTCCGGCGCAGCAGCAACCGCCGAAATAATATTTTTAGGTAATGGGTCTCTTAAAATTGCCCACTACCTACTTTTAAATCGTTGAACACCGCCGGCTGGCCTTTTTAGGCTGGCCGGTTTTATTTGTCGATCTTTACGTTGAAGATCCGCTCGCTTTCTCGTCGGTAAAACTCTGGAATTTGTGCAACAACCTGATATATATTCTTCCAACCCCCTTGTAACCCCCACCCAAGCTTTTGATGGAGCTGAATCCATGTCACGCCAGCAAGCCTTCGTGTTGCTTCTCCTGATCTCAGGATTGAGTGTCTTCGCTAAATCTAATGACAAGGGATATCCGGAAGGATGGTTGCCAATCACCCAGCAGGACCTATCGATTAAGGAGGTCCCTAATGACCGGGGTGCAGATGCTATCCAGCTCTACATGAGCTATTACAAGGATGATGACGCCAAATTCATTTCTGTTTACAAGCGCATCAAAATCTTGCGTGAAGGGGCGCTGCAACCGGGGAAGAGCCTGGTGGATGTGGAGATCACTCTTCAACCTGGACAATCGCTCAAAGAACTAGCGGCGCGGACCATTCACCCAGACCAGACGATTGTAGATTTTACCGGCAAGCCCTTTGAAAAAGTCATCATCAAGACTCGGGGAGTAAAGTTGGTAGCTCGGGCATTCACATTGCCGGATGTCACCGTAGGTAGCATCATCGAATATCGATATGTGATTGCATTGCCTCCTCGCGTAGTTAGTCCCATCTCAGCGTGGCCGATCCAGGGGGATCTGTTTACCCTGAAGGAGAATCTCCGCTTTCGTGCTTACCAGGGGCTTGTGATGGTGCCCAGTGAATGGAGAAGCGTCATCCCCAGGTCGAAGGTTTCTTATTCCTACCTGAACCAGATTGATCCTAATGTGCCGGAGAGAAAAGAAGGGAACCTGATGGAGCTTGAACTCCAGAATGTTCCCAAATTTGATGCCGAGGAATACATGCCGCCAGAGGACGATTTCCGGCCCGTCCTGTTGTTCTACTATGGCGGACGGGAAATGTCCTCTCCTGATAGCTTCTGGGATGAATGGCAGAAGTCGACCACAGAATACGTGGATAAATTCATCGGTAACGCTCGCCAAATCCACGACGCTGTCACGCAGGCCACAAGCGGTGAAACCGATCCCGAAAAAAAGCTGCGCCGGCTGTACACGCGCGCCCAGCAAATCCGGAATCTTACCTTCGAGCGGAAGCGAACAGACCAGGAGAATAAAGAAGAACATCTCAAACGCCATTCCAGCGCGCAGGAAGTTCTGCAACAGGGCTATGGCACGTCGTGGGAAGTCAATGCCACCTTTGCGGCCCTGGCTCGAGCAGCTGGTTTTGACGCCAATATGCTTGGTGTGTCGGACCGCGGGGAGCGTTCGTTCAATAAGGTCATCCTTTGGGCAGGACAGCTTGATTCCAGTGCGGTTATGGTCAGTTCGGGCGGAAAGGACTTCGTTCTGGATCCGGGGACCATGTTTTGTCCATTTGGACTTCTGCGATGGCGGAACAGCGGAACGAGCGCGCTGAAATATAGTACGAGTAATGGCGGTTTCATTACCACGCCGCAGGCCCAAAGTTCAGTATTGCGCCGAACAGCCCATGTTACGGTGGATAGCAATGGCAGCTTAAATGGTGAACTCTCCGTGGAGTTCAAGGGAGCAGACGCGCTGGAACACCGGCTGGAAGCGCTGAATCAGGACGATGCTGGGCGTCGCAAGGGCCTGGAGGATGAAGTGAAAGGATGGCTTCCCCAGGCGGCTGTAGTCAAGTTGCACGATTCCAAAGGCTGGGATTCGATTGACGATCCATTGGTGGCGCGATTTAAGATTGAAATCCCATCCTTCGCGTCACTGACCGGAAAGCGCTTGTTGTTGCCGGCATTTTCCTTTTCTACTCTCCAGAAGAATATGTTTCTCAGCCAATTTCGCCGCTACCCCATCAGCTTTCCTTCTCCATTTACTGAAGAGGATGAGCTGACAATGGAACTGCCTGAAGCTTACGCAGTGGAAGAGCCCCCTTATCGGCGCAAAATAGGTCTTTCCTATGCTGGATACGAAATTTCTTCTGAAGTGAAGGACCATGAGCTAACCACCGAGCGCGAGTTGAATTTCAAGGAAACCGAGTTACCGCCGGATAAGTATGAGGAGCTTAAAAACTTTTTCACCGTGGTCCAAAAAGGAGACGAGGGCCAGGCCGTCCTGCGGCGCGACTAGATCAAAAATTCCAGCATACGGAAATGACCGGAGAACCATTCTGGGCCGGCTCAAAAAATGGGCCAGAGACTCTGGTCAGATTGCCTTTCTTGTTATATAGTTTGCAAACAAAATCCCCCCTTAAACAGTGCTGAGGTGCTTGCGTTGAATCCTGTCCGGCTATGTCTATTATTTGTTCTTTTCACGGTTTTCGTGGCGCCCGCTCGGGCCCAGAAAGAAGACTGGCAACCCATTACTAAGCAGGATCTGGAGCTAAAACAGGTTCCCGGCAATCCCGGTGCGGATGCCGTCCAGCTTTACTATGCTGATTTCATCAATGATGAGCAGCAGACCGAATTCTTCTATGTCCGCATTAAGGTATTGAATGAAAAAGGAAAAGGCCATGCTGACGTGGAGCTGGTGGTACCGCCCGATGGATCAATTTCCAGCTTGAAGGCGCGCACCATACAGCCAGACGGAAGAATCACGGACTTTACCGGAAAACCGTTTCAAAAAATCGTAATCAAAACGCGGGGCGTAAAGGTTTTGGCCAAGGCATTTACCATGCCGGAGGTCAGCGTAGGCAGCATCATCGAATATAAGTATCACGTCGATTGGCCCGGCATCATTATCGACAACTCCTGGACCATCCAGCACGAACTCTATACCGTGAAAGAAAGCTTCCGCATGAAACCTTATTCCGGGGGGCTGGAAGGATTTGAAAATGGATATCAGGTAGCGGCTCTCTACTCGCACATGCCCAATAACATCAAGCCAGTACAGAAGAGCGGAGGCTATGAACTGGATGTTGAGAACATGCCGGCTTTTGAGTCTGAGGGGTATATGCCGCCGGAAGAAGATCTCAAGCCGCAAATGCGATTTTTTTATATCAGCTTGGCAAGTTCCACGCCGGATAAATTCTGGCAGGATGCCGGACGGCGATGGAATGATGAAGCGGAACGGTTCATTGGTAATCGCAAAGAGATTAGCCAGGCTGCTGCTCAGGCCATTGGCAATGAAACCGATCCCGAGCAGAAACTCCGCAAGCTCTATGCGCGAGCGCAGCAGATCAGGAACCTGACCTATGAGCGGGAACGGACCGAAGAGGAACAAAAGAAGGAAAAGCTGAAGTTAAACCAGAATGCAGGCGATGTTCTCGCCCGGGGCACCGGCTATCGCGACGACATAACGCGCTTGTTTGTGGCGCTGGCCCGCTCTGCCGGTTTTGAAGCCTCCATTGTGCGTGTGGGCGACCGCAAGAGCAAATTCTTTGATAAAGGGCTGCTTTCCAGGCGGCAGCTCGATACGGAGATTGCGGTCGTCAATCTGGCGGGTAAAGACATTTATCTTGATCCCGGAACCAGGTTTTGCTCTTACGGGTACCTGCGCTGGATTCGTACTTCTACCCAGGGCCTCAAGCTGGATAAAAAAGGCGGCGTTTTTGTCACAGCTCCAGCCGCAAGTTATGACAAAGCCACAACCCGGCGCAATGCGGAAATGGCGCTCGATAGAGATGGTAATTTGACGGGAACAATCACCGTGAAGTTTGAAGGCGGGGAAGCGCTGGAGCACCGTCTGGACGAACTGGATACAGACGAAGCGGGAAGGAAGGCAGACCTGGAAGATGAGCTGCAGGGCTGGCTTCCTACCGGGGCCATCATTAAGCTGACAAAATCGGAAGGTTGGGAAACCAGCGATGGCCCACTCATGGCAAACTTCAGCGTTGAAATGCCGGGGTACGCCTCCGCCGCAGGCAAGCGTTTTCTGGTCCCAGCTTATCTCTTTCAGGCCAGACAAATGGACGCTTTTAAGCATGTGGATCGTAAATACCCCGTCTATTTTCCGTACGCGTTTGGTGAAGTTGACCGGGTTAACATCAAGCTTCCGGATGGCTACACTCTGGAAAACACGCCGCAGGCGCAAACCGCCCGTTTAGGCTATGCGGGCTATCAGAATGTGGCGCAGTTTGATGGCAAACAGCTGGTCACCCAGCGGATATTGCAGGTGAATGGTATTTTCTTCAAGCTGGAACTCTATCCTGAAGTTAAGGATTTCTTTAGCAAGGTCCAGGCCGGCGACGAACAGCAAGCTGTACTGATCGGAGGCAGCGCTAGCCATGAAAGTGGGATACCTTCCCATTCCAACGCCCCATAGCAATATCATGTGAAGGGCCTTAAGTTTTAGAAGAACTTAACGCTAGACTGATGAGGAACTCTGGTAAAACCGGCAGTTTTGGTGTATATATCTTTACACTTCCCCCCTTGTGCCAATGGTGCTGCGCCCATTGAATTCAGTCTATTTGAGGTTTCAGGATGCGAATTGTACGTCCTTGTCTGCTGGTTCTTTGCTTTGTTGTTTCCCTTGCTTCTTTTGCCCAAAAAGAAGACTGGCTTCCAATCACTCCACAGGACCTGCAGTATAAAGAGGTTCCCGGAAACAAAGGCGCTTCAGCGGTAAGGCTTTACCATGCGCAGTACATCAATGACAACACAGCTTCGTGTTTTTTTTACGAGCGCATTAAGATCCTGAATGAAAAGGCGATCGCTGGCGGCAGTAGCTACGCGGATGTGGAGATCCCCATTCTTACGTTCGGAGACTTTGTAGAGGAGATCAGCGACCTCAAGGCGCGCACCATCAAGCCGGACGGTTCCATCGTGGAATTCAACGGTAAGGTGTTCGAGAAAGTTAGGTTTAAGGGACGCGGAATCAAAGACTCTGTCAAAGCTTTCAGTATGCCCGAGGTGAGCGTAGGCAGCATTATCGAATACAAGTACCGCGCCACCCTGAACATACCTGTTCTTGTCGATCTCAAGATTCCTGTGCGCGATGCGTGGGATATCCAGAGCGAACTCTTCACCGTGAAAGAGAGCCTCTACTATCAGCCCGATACAGGAACGCGCTACCAGAGCCCCACTCGGCCCAGTTTTGATTCCGGGGGCGAGCGCCTCAGCCAGATCATGCTCAACATGAAAGACTTCAGGGAAAAACTGCGTGAGAATGGCGCCGACAGAGGTTTGGAGTTGACCAATATCCCGCCGTTTGAATCTGAAGAGTTCATGCCGCCGGAGAACAATTTCAAGCCCAGCGTCATTTTCTTTACTGGGCGCGTAGGGAAAGTGGACGTCGACAAGGAATGGCTTGACTTAGGAAAACTGTATTACGAAGCGTACGAAAGATATATGGCCGCGGATAAAGGCGTGAAAGAAGCTGCCCTGAAGGCCATCGGTAGCGAGACCGAGCCCGGCATGAAGCTGCGCAAAATCTATGAGCGCGTGCAGCAGCTGCGCAATTTGACTTTCGAGCGGCCCCGCACCACTGAAGAACGGAAGGCGGAGCACATCCAGAGAAACAACAATGTTGGAGATGTCCTGGCCCATGGTTATGGTACTTTCGAAGACCTTACTCTTCTATTTGTCGCCATGGCGCGTTCCGGCGGTTTTGACGCTACTCCAGTGATGGTGCCCGACCGCAAACGCCGGTTCTTTGTCCGCGATTGGACCTCACAACGTCAGATTGACAGCGTAATTGCTGCCGTCAATCTCAACGGCAAGAGCATGTATCTGGAGCCGGGCACGCGTTTTTGCCCCTATGGCTTCGTCCGCTGGAACCATACCGAGATTGATGCGCTGAAGCTCGACCGAAAGGGCGGCACATTCATCAAGGCGCCTTCCATGGGCTATGACAAATCGGTCACCAGGCGAAACGCGAATATGACCCTGAGCGAAGACGGCGCCCTCAAAGGCACTGTCGTCCTTCAATTCACGGGCGCGGAAGCTCTGGAGCACCGCCTGGACGCAATTGATCGCGATGAAGCCGGCCGCAAGAAAGACCTGGAAGATGAAGTCAAGCAGTGGCTCCCCGGCGGTTCGCTGGTGAAGATGGACGCGGCCCAGGGATGGGAAGACGGTGACGCTCCAATCACAGCGAGCTTCAATGTGGAAGTGCCGAATTACGCCAGTTTGGCGGGCAAGCGGCTCCTGATCCCGGCATTTCTCTTCCAATCAAAGCAGAATCAGGCCTTTGCTCATGGCCAGCGCAAGTATCCAATCTATTTCCCGTATCCCTTCACCGAGAATGATACTGTCACCTTGCAGGTTCCAGCGGGATTTACGCTGGAGAGCATTCCGCAGAAGGAAGATGCTCAGCTGCCGTTTGCCCGGTACCAGAATGTGAGCAATTTTGACGGCATTAAATTTGTCAGTCAACGGCAGCTCGCCTTCAATGGGATTTTTTTCCCGGTGGAGAAATATTCAGAATTGAAAACGTTCTTTGGTAAGGTCCAGGCCGGCGACGAACAGCAGGCTGTATTGCACGTAGGAGGCAGCACCAGTGCTCAAAAAGGCAATTAGCGCAGCGTTTTTCTTTGCTCTCTTTTCATTTTCCAACGGCTTTGTTCAGGCTGAGGTCCCGGAATGGCTTCGTTCATTGTCTAGACAGCCGGCCAAGACCTACGCGGACGACGTAAATGCAGTGATTCTGCTGGACGATAATGTCACCACTGTAAAGGAAAATGGCGATATTGTGCGGCACGGCCGGCGCGTGATCAGGATTCTGCGGCCCGAAGGGCGGGACCAGGGCGCTTATGCCCGCTCTTACAATGGCGACTCCAAGGTCAACTATCTCCGCGGTTGGAGCATCACCAGCAAAGGCCAGGAGTACGAAACCAAGGGCTCTGATGTCTTCGAGTCGAACGTCAGCAGTTATGAGATCTATTCCGACGCCAAGGTCAAGGCCCTCCGCGTTCCGGGAACTGATGTGGGCACTGTGGTCGGCTTCGAGTATGAAGAGGCGGAGCATCCGTACACCTTCCATGACACCTGGTATTTTCAGGAAAGTGACCCGGTGGAGCGATCGCATTACGAACTGCACCTCGCCTCAGGTTGGCGCTTCCAGTCGCAGTGGATGAATCACAAGGAAGAAAAGCCGATTGAGGAGAATGGCGCGGTGCAGTGGCAGCTTACTGATATCCCACGCATCGAAAAGGAGCCACGGCAGCCGCCTCACATGGGCCTTGCCGGAGGCGCTGTATTCACCTTCTTCAACGATAAGATCCCAGGCAAGAGCTTCCGTAACTGGAGTGACATCGGGACTTGGTACACCGGGCTTTCTTCCGACGTTCGCAGCGCAAGCCCCGCCCTGTCGCAAAAAGTCCAGGAACTGGCGCCTGCCAGCATGCCGCTGATACAGCGTATCAAGGCTCTGGCCGGCTTCGCCCAGCATGATGTCCGCTATGTGGCCATTGAAATCGGAGTTGGCGGCTACAAACCGCACAGCGCGTCGGATATCTTTGCCCACCGCTATGGCGATTGCAAAGACAAGGCCACCGTGCTCAGCACCATGCTGGCCCAGATCGGCGTAAAATCCTATTACATTATTGTGAATGCCACCCGCGGTGTGGTCACTGGGAAGACTCCGGCAAATCCCGGGGCCTTCAATCACATGATCCTGGCTATAGCCCTGCCCGAAGCAAGCTATTCCATGCCGTTGTCTGCGCTCTATGAACATCCCAAGCTCGGGCACCTGCTAATCTTCGATCCCACCAATGACGTGGTGCCTTTCGGACAGATTCCGTATTACGAGCAGGACAACTATGGGCTTCTGGTGGGTGAGCAGGGCGGCGAGCTAATTCACATGCCGCTGAGCCCTCCGGAGGCAAATGGGGTCTTTCGCAGCGCCAAGCTCAAGCTCGTGCCTGACGGAACCCTGCAGGGTGAAATCGAGGAGCGCTACACCGGCTTCAACGCCATGATCGGCCGCGCATTTTTCCAGCACGAAACCGAAAATGATCGCAAGAAGATCATTGAGCGCCTGGTCGCGAATTCGCTCGGCAATTTCCAGCTCGACAAATACGAGCTGGTCAATGCCGATGACCTCGATAAGGATTTGATCATCCGGTTCAACTTCAGCGCGGCGCATTATGCCAAGAACGCAGGCTCCATGCTGCTGGTGCGCCCGCGCGTGCTCGGCGAACTGGCTGGGCCGTGGGACGCCAACAAGCCCCGGCACTACGCCTATGAGTTCCGTGGGCCTTTTCTCGATCGCGACACCGTGGAGATCTCGCTGCCGGAAGGCTTCAAGGTCGACGAGTTGCCCGATCCGGCGAAGGTCACGTTCCCGTTTGCCGAGTACGTCAGCAAGACTGAGAGCGGTGAGGGCGTGCTGAAATATACGCGTGAATACAAGCAGACGGCCAGCGAGGTCTCTCTGGAGCACATTGACGAACTCAAGAAATTTTTCAGCCAGATCAACCTGGATGAAAAAAACATGGCTGTGCTGAAAAAAGTGAACTGAGCTGGAACGGCGATAAATCTAAAATCAATTGGCAGCCGGCGAGGCTGCCAATTTTTTGCCGCGACCAGACAATCTTTTGGTTTTGTAAAGTTTCCGTCCCTGACTGAAGTAATCTTTTGCTCCTTGCCCCGCCTTTTCCGCATCTTCTATGATGGAGCAGGAATTCTCTATGGCAGATCACAACAAGAAGAAAGACCCCAGCGGCATTGCTGAAAGCCCCATCGCGGACGTTTTTGAAGGCCGCCACCCCTCTGAATCTGAAAAGCGCTGGGCTGAGACCACGCTGGCCAAGACGCTGGAGAAGTCGCCGGAAAAACCGATTGGCGCAGCCAGCGGCGTCAACCTGGACGAAAGTGGCCACGCGCAATTCACCACCATCAGCGGTGTTCCCATCCGCCGGCTTTATACCCAGGCCGATCTGCCCGAGGACTGGAGTTACGAGAAATACCTTGGCTATCCCGGCCAGGCGCCGTACACGCGCGGCATTCATTCCAGCGGTTACCGCGGCCGGCTATGGACCATGCGGCAGTTTTCCGGCTTTGCCTCTCCGGAAGAAACCAACGAGCGCTACAAATACCTGATGGCCAGCGGAGGCGGCGGCCTGTCCGTCGCATTTGACCTGCCTACGCTGATGGGCTATGACTCTGACCATGCAGCCAGTGAAGGCGAAGTCGGCAAGTGCGGTGTCGCCATTGACTCGCTGGAAGACATGGAGATCCTCTTCAACGGAATCGACTTGGAGAAGACCACCGTCTCCATGACGATCAATTCTCCGGCGTCCGTCCTGTGGGCCATGTATCTGGTGGTGGCGGAAAAGCAGGGCGCAGATTGGAAGAAAGTTTCCGGCACGCTGCAGAATGACATCCTGAAGGAATACATCGCGCAGAAGGAATATATCTATCCGCCCGCGCCTTCGATGCGCCTGGTGATCGACACTTTTGAGTTCGGATCGAAATTTACACCCAAATTTAATTCAATCTCCATCAGCGGATACCACATCCGCGAAGCAGGCTCCACGGCTCTACAGGAATTGGCGTTCACAATTTATGACGGCGTTGAGTACGTGGAGTGGGCACGCCGTCGCGGGCTCGACGTGGACGACTTTGGCCCGCGCCTGAGCTATTTCTTCAATTCGCATAGCGACTTCTTTGAAGAGATCGCCAAATTCCGCGCCGCACGCAAGATCTGGTATCGCCTGATGAAAGACCGCTTTGGCGCAAAGCAGGAGCGCACATGGCTGATGCGCTTCCACACGCAGACTGCCGGAGTGTCGCTGACCGCCCAGCAGCCTCTTAATAACATCGCCCGCGTGGCCCTGCAGGGACTGGCGGCCGTGCTGGGCGGAACGCAATCTCTGCATACCGACTCCTACGATGAAGCGTTGGCGCTGCCCACGCAGGAAGCCGCGCGCATCGCGCTGCGCACCCAGCAGATCATTGCGTATGAGTCCGGCGTGGCCCAGACCGTGGACCCGCTGGCCGGCTCTTACTTCCTGGAAAAGCTCACGCTCGACATGGAGAAAGGCGCGTTCGACTACTTTGAGCGCCTCGACGCCATGGGCGGCATGGTCAAGGCCATTGAGAACGGCTTCCCGCAAAAAGAAAT from Terriglobia bacterium encodes the following:
- a CDS encoding DUF3857 domain-containing protein codes for the protein MSRQQAFVLLLLISGLSVFAKSNDKGYPEGWLPITQQDLSIKEVPNDRGADAIQLYMSYYKDDDAKFISVYKRIKILREGALQPGKSLVDVEITLQPGQSLKELAARTIHPDQTIVDFTGKPFEKVIIKTRGVKLVARAFTLPDVTVGSIIEYRYVIALPPRVVSPISAWPIQGDLFTLKENLRFRAYQGLVMVPSEWRSVIPRSKVSYSYLNQIDPNVPERKEGNLMELELQNVPKFDAEEYMPPEDDFRPVLLFYYGGREMSSPDSFWDEWQKSTTEYVDKFIGNARQIHDAVTQATSGETDPEKKLRRLYTRAQQIRNLTFERKRTDQENKEEHLKRHSSAQEVLQQGYGTSWEVNATFAALARAAGFDANMLGVSDRGERSFNKVILWAGQLDSSAVMVSSGGKDFVLDPGTMFCPFGLLRWRNSGTSALKYSTSNGGFITTPQAQSSVLRRTAHVTVDSNGSLNGELSVEFKGADALEHRLEALNQDDAGRRKGLEDEVKGWLPQAAVVKLHDSKGWDSIDDPLVARFKIEIPSFASLTGKRLLLPAFSFSTLQKNMFLSQFRRYPISFPSPFTEEDELTMELPEAYAVEEPPYRRKIGLSYAGYEISSEVKDHELTTERELNFKETELPPDKYEELKNFFTVVQKGDEGQAVLRRD
- a CDS encoding DUF3857 and transglutaminase domain-containing protein; translated protein: MAPARAQKEDWQPITKQDLELKQVPGNPGADAVQLYYADFINDEQQTEFFYVRIKVLNEKGKGHADVELVVPPDGSISSLKARTIQPDGRITDFTGKPFQKIVIKTRGVKVLAKAFTMPEVSVGSIIEYKYHVDWPGIIIDNSWTIQHELYTVKESFRMKPYSGGLEGFENGYQVAALYSHMPNNIKPVQKSGGYELDVENMPAFESEGYMPPEEDLKPQMRFFYISLASSTPDKFWQDAGRRWNDEAERFIGNRKEISQAAAQAIGNETDPEQKLRKLYARAQQIRNLTYERERTEEEQKKEKLKLNQNAGDVLARGTGYRDDITRLFVALARSAGFEASIVRVGDRKSKFFDKGLLSRRQLDTEIAVVNLAGKDIYLDPGTRFCSYGYLRWIRTSTQGLKLDKKGGVFVTAPAASYDKATTRRNAEMALDRDGNLTGTITVKFEGGEALEHRLDELDTDEAGRKADLEDELQGWLPTGAIIKLTKSEGWETSDGPLMANFSVEMPGYASAAGKRFLVPAYLFQARQMDAFKHVDRKYPVYFPYAFGEVDRVNIKLPDGYTLENTPQAQTARLGYAGYQNVAQFDGKQLVTQRILQVNGIFFKLELYPEVKDFFSKVQAGDEQQAVLIGGSASHESGIPSHSNAP
- a CDS encoding DUF3857 and transglutaminase domain-containing protein, which translates into the protein MRIVRPCLLVLCFVVSLASFAQKEDWLPITPQDLQYKEVPGNKGASAVRLYHAQYINDNTASCFFYERIKILNEKAIAGGSSYADVEIPILTFGDFVEEISDLKARTIKPDGSIVEFNGKVFEKVRFKGRGIKDSVKAFSMPEVSVGSIIEYKYRATLNIPVLVDLKIPVRDAWDIQSELFTVKESLYYQPDTGTRYQSPTRPSFDSGGERLSQIMLNMKDFREKLRENGADRGLELTNIPPFESEEFMPPENNFKPSVIFFTGRVGKVDVDKEWLDLGKLYYEAYERYMAADKGVKEAALKAIGSETEPGMKLRKIYERVQQLRNLTFERPRTTEERKAEHIQRNNNVGDVLAHGYGTFEDLTLLFVAMARSGGFDATPVMVPDRKRRFFVRDWTSQRQIDSVIAAVNLNGKSMYLEPGTRFCPYGFVRWNHTEIDALKLDRKGGTFIKAPSMGYDKSVTRRNANMTLSEDGALKGTVVLQFTGAEALEHRLDAIDRDEAGRKKDLEDEVKQWLPGGSLVKMDAAQGWEDGDAPITASFNVEVPNYASLAGKRLLIPAFLFQSKQNQAFAHGQRKYPIYFPYPFTENDTVTLQVPAGFTLESIPQKEDAQLPFARYQNVSNFDGIKFVSQRQLAFNGIFFPVEKYSELKTFFGKVQAGDEQQAVLHVGGSTSAQKGN
- a CDS encoding DUF3857 domain-containing protein, which codes for MLKKAISAAFFFALFSFSNGFVQAEVPEWLRSLSRQPAKTYADDVNAVILLDDNVTTVKENGDIVRHGRRVIRILRPEGRDQGAYARSYNGDSKVNYLRGWSITSKGQEYETKGSDVFESNVSSYEIYSDAKVKALRVPGTDVGTVVGFEYEEAEHPYTFHDTWYFQESDPVERSHYELHLASGWRFQSQWMNHKEEKPIEENGAVQWQLTDIPRIEKEPRQPPHMGLAGGAVFTFFNDKIPGKSFRNWSDIGTWYTGLSSDVRSASPALSQKVQELAPASMPLIQRIKALAGFAQHDVRYVAIEIGVGGYKPHSASDIFAHRYGDCKDKATVLSTMLAQIGVKSYYIIVNATRGVVTGKTPANPGAFNHMILAIALPEASYSMPLSALYEHPKLGHLLIFDPTNDVVPFGQIPYYEQDNYGLLVGEQGGELIHMPLSPPEANGVFRSAKLKLVPDGTLQGEIEERYTGFNAMIGRAFFQHETENDRKKIIERLVANSLGNFQLDKYELVNADDLDKDLIIRFNFSAAHYAKNAGSMLLVRPRVLGELAGPWDANKPRHYAYEFRGPFLDRDTVEISLPEGFKVDELPDPAKVTFPFAEYVSKTESGEGVLKYTREYKQTASEVSLEHIDELKKFFSQINLDEKNMAVLKKVN
- a CDS encoding methylmalonyl-CoA mutase family protein, with protein sequence MEKSPEKPIGAASGVNLDESGHAQFTTISGVPIRRLYTQADLPEDWSYEKYLGYPGQAPYTRGIHSSGYRGRLWTMRQFSGFASPEETNERYKYLMASGGGGLSVAFDLPTLMGYDSDHAASEGEVGKCGVAIDSLEDMEILFNGIDLEKTTVSMTINSPASVLWAMYLVVAEKQGADWKKVSGTLQNDILKEYIAQKEYIYPPAPSMRLVIDTFEFGSKFTPKFNSISISGYHIREAGSTALQELAFTIYDGVEYVEWARRRGLDVDDFGPRLSYFFNSHSDFFEEIAKFRAARKIWYRLMKDRFGAKQERTWLMRFHTQTAGVSLTAQQPLNNIARVALQGLAAVLGGTQSLHTDSYDEALALPTQEAARIALRTQQIIAYESGVAQTVDPLAGSYFLEKLTLDMEKGAFDYFERLDAMGGMVKAIENGFPQKEIAEASYQYQRAVEAKEKIVVGVNDFDVEEKQMDTLYIDESVARHQTAKLKALRARRNNDDVRRTLDALKKAAAQEPVVRSDGRISNANTMPFIIDCVRAYATGGEICQALREVYGTYEEVSIT